A segment of the Streptomyces sp. Tu 2975 genome:
GGGCCGCCGCCCGCGATGCGCCCCTGCACGTCCACCTGTCCGAGCAGACCGCGGAGAACGACGCCTGCCTCGCCGCGCACGGCCGCACCCCGACCCGGCTGCTGGCCGACCACGGTGTGCTCGGCGCCCGCACCACCGGCGTCCACAACACCCACCTCACCGACGACGACATCGCGCTGCTCGGCGGCACGACGTCGGGCACCTGCATGTGCCCGACGACGGAACGCGACCTCGCGGACGGCATCGGCCCCGCCCCCGCCCTCCAGGCGGCCGGCTCGCCCCTGTCCCTCGGCAGCGACAGCCACGCGGTGATCGACCTGTTCGAGGAGGCCCGTGCCATGGAGCTGAACGAGCGCCTGCGCTCGCGCACCCGGGGCCACTGGACGGCGGCGGCGCTGCTGCGGGCCGCCACCGCCGACGGACACGCCGCACTCGGCTGGCACGAGGCGGGCCGCCTCGAGCCGGGCGCGCTCGCGGACTTCACGACCGTCGCGCTGGACACCGTCAGGACAGCGGGGCCGCCACCGCGTCTGGCAGCTGAGACAGCGGTATTCGCCGCGTCGGCAGCGGATGTGCGCCATACGGTCGTAGGTGGCCGCCATGTCGTACGGGACGGGGTCCATGCCGCCGTCCCCGACGCGGCACGAGCTCTGACGGACGCGATCGCCGCACTGCACGGCTGAAGGAGGCCCCCCGCACCATGAACAGCGGCCACGAGAAGACGAACAACGCCCCGGCGACGCCCGCCCCCGCGACGACGAACAACGCCGTCGCGGCGACGGCCACCGTCATCACCAACATCGCCAGCCTGGTCACCAACGACCCCTCCCTCGGTGACGGATCCCCCTCGGACTGATCCAGGACGCGGCCGTCGTCATCGACGGCGACCGCATCGCCTGGATCGGTGAGAAGAGCAAAGCACCCGCCACTGAC
Coding sequences within it:
- a CDS encoding formimidoylglutamate deiminase, with protein sequence MQVTTYWLEHAWLGAHAEPGVALDVTDGRITAVRRGVGTPPPGAEVLRGFTLPGLANAHSHAFHRALRGTVQVGSGTFWTWREVMYDVAVRLTPDSYFALARAVYAEMALAGITAVGEFHYLHHAPGGVPYADPNAMGEALIAAAGEAGIRITLLDTAYLSAGFGEPPTSHQLRFSDGTADAWAQRADALKDGGHVRIGAAIHSVRAVPAEQLPTVASWAAARDAPLHVHLSEQTAENDACLAAHGRTPTRLLADHGVLGARTTGVHNTHLTDDDIALLGGTTSGTCMCPTTERDLADGIGPAPALQAAGSPLSLGSDSHAVIDLFEEARAMELNERLRSRTRGHWTAAALLRAATADGHAALGWHEAGRLEPGALADFTTVALDTVRTAGPPPRLAAETAVFAASAADVRHTVVGGRHVVRDGVHAAVPDAARALTDAIAALHG